GCTTGGCGGTGGGGGAGTGGCAGGGGTAGTCGATGACGAACTCGGCGATCTCACCGGCGATCACCGCCCGGATGCCGTTGGCCACCTCACGCGAGCGGTCGGCCGATTCCCCGCTGGCGGCCTCACAGACCTGCAGGTAATTGATCCGCTGCCCCTCTGGGCGGATCTGGTAGTCGTTGACCTGGGCAAAGTTTTTCCAGGCCTGGTTGGTTTCCAGGATCCAGCCCTTTTCATCGAGGATCGCGATGTGCGCCGAAAGGGAGTTGAGAACGGTTCGGGCGTCCAGCTGCACGGGATCGTGGTGGGAGGGTTCGGGGAACATGGGCATCCCTCGGGGTGCCGGGCTGCGGTCCGCCCGGCAGGGGCTTGCCATCGGGATCGGAAATCCTATTATATTTTTGTTTGCTCCAATTCACTTTTAGCCCATTTGGCCGGCGGAATCAACCACCGATGCTCCCTTGGACGCCGGCCATGGAAAGGATGCCCATGGCCGAACCCGTTGCCTTCGATCCCGATCGGGATCTGGCCCCGATTCCCTTCAGCCTCCGGTTGGCCGAAAGCGCCCGGCGACTGAAAGCCCTCGGCCTGCCGTGGTCGCCCCACGTGGGCTGTTTCGTCTGGGACCCCGAGGGGGTGATCGGCGTGCCGTCGCCCTTCCCCCACAACATCTATTTCATTCTGAGCCTGCCGCGCTTTGTGGCCATTTTCGGCAGCCGTGAAAAGATCGCCGAGCGGCTGGTCTGGCTGCCCACCTGGCACCAGGCTCGCTTGCTGTGTGCACGCCTGGGTGTTGCCGACGCGGCTGCGGCCGCTGCCGGGCCGGATCCGGCCGCAGACGAGGACCTGATAGCGCTTTACGACCTTCTGGCTCGCGCGTTGAAGGACGGGCCGCATCCGCGATCCCGCAGCGACTTCTTGAAACCAAATCGGTGATCTTTGCAGACATGCGGTTTTCTGAAGACCACACGGGGATTTCAATTGCCTGTTGTGGCCGGCGTTTTATCTCCCATCGTCCCGGGCCGAGCATCGCAGCAGCCGGCGAAAAAGGCCCTGGGGCTGTTTGAGCGCAAGCGAGTTCCGCAGGGCCCGCCGGCTGCGAGAAGCGCAGGGCAGCCCGCAGGGCCCCGGGACGCGGGCGGTTTCTTTTGGTTCGTTTTCTTGTCCGCACAAGAAAATGAACACAGGCCCATGGGAGTATTAAATCCCGGTCTATCCCTGTGATACCCGTCAAAGTTGCTTGCCGCAAAAACATTGTGCGGCGGGATAAAATGCTTTCTTCACATTCAATTCGAGGCGTTCATGAACGATGAACCCCGACCCGCTGGCCCCGGGGACCTGCTGCAACCGACAGCCGACGGTCTCTACTGTCCAGCCGGCGATTTCTATATCGACCCCCGCCGCCCGGTGGCGCGCGCGGTGGTCAGCCACGGCCACGCCGACCATGCCCGCCCGGGCTCGCAAAGTTACCTGGCAGCCGCCCCCGGCGCCTGCATTCTGCGCCGCCGCCTGGGGGAGAGGATCCGGCTGCAGACCCTGGCGTACGGGGAGCGGCTGACCCTGGGCGGGGTCACCCTGTCGCTGCACCCCGCCGGCCACATTCTGGGCTCGGCCCAGGTGCGCCTGGAACTGGGGGGCGAGATCTGGGTGGTGACCGGCGATTTCAAGACCGAACCGGACCCCACCTGCGCCCCTTTTGAACCGGTCCGCTGCCACACTCTGGTGACCGAGAGCACCTTCGGCCTGCCGGTTTTCCGCTGGCCCCCGCCGGCAGCCGTGATGGCCGAGATCCGGCAGTGGTGGCGGGAAAACCGGGCAGCCGGCAGGACCAGCGTGCTTTTCGCTTACGCCCTGGGCAAGGCCCAGCGGGTGCTGGCGCAGATCGGCGCCGAGGACGGGGATGTCTTCACCCATGGGGCGGTGGAAGTCGTCAACGCCTGCTACCGGAAGGCCGCTGTGCGGCTTACCGATACCCGGCCGGTGGCCGATGCGGCCGATCGGCGGGCGTTTCGCGGCGCCCTGGTGGTGGCGCCGCCCTCCGCCGATCATGCCGGCTGGCTGCGGCGCTTTCCGGACGCGGTTCGCGGCTTTGCCTCGGGCTGGATGCGCATCCGCGGCCATCGCCGGCGCCGGGGGGTGCACCGCGGTTTCGTGCTTTCGGACCATGCCGATTGGAGCGCTCTCAAGGCCGTGGTGGCGGAAAGCGGCGCCCAGCGGGTGTGGGCGACCCACGGGTATGCGGCCGTGTTTGGCGCTTGGCTGCGCTCCCGGGGGCTGGACGCCGCTGTTCTGACCGAAAACGGGCTGATCCCGTCCGCCGCGCCGGCGCAGGGGGACGCATGAAGGCTTTCGCCGCCTTGTTTGCGCAGCTTGACGCCACTCCCACCACAAACCTCAAGGTGGCCGCGATGGCCGCCTATTTCCGGGCCGCCCCTCCGGCCGACGCCGCCTGGGCGGTCTATTTTCTCACCGGCCGCAAGCCCCGGCAGGCCGTGCCCACCGCCCGGCTGCGGCGGTGGGCGGCCGAGGAGGCCGATATCCCGCCCTGGCTCTTCGACGCCGCCTACGAGGCGGTCGGCGATCTGGCCGAAACCATCGCGCTGCTGCTGCCCCCGGGGCGGGGCCCGGTCGACGGGGCGCTGCACGAATGGGTGGCGCAGCGGCTGCTGGGCCTGGGGGCGTTGGCGGAGGCCGATCAGCGGCGGGCGGTGGTCTCGGCCTGGTCGCAGATGGAGGCAAGCGAGCGCCTGGTCTGGAACAAACTGATCACCGGGGGCTTTCGGGTG
This is a stretch of genomic DNA from Desulfobacteraceae bacterium. It encodes these proteins:
- a CDS encoding ligase-associated DNA damage response exonuclease, with the translated sequence MNDEPRPAGPGDLLQPTADGLYCPAGDFYIDPRRPVARAVVSHGHADHARPGSQSYLAAAPGACILRRRLGERIRLQTLAYGERLTLGGVTLSLHPAGHILGSAQVRLELGGEIWVVTGDFKTEPDPTCAPFEPVRCHTLVTESTFGLPVFRWPPPAAVMAEIRQWWRENRAAGRTSVLFAYALGKAQRVLAQIGAEDGDVFTHGAVEVVNACYRKAAVRLTDTRPVADAADRRAFRGALVVAPPSADHAGWLRRFPDAVRGFASGWMRIRGHRRRRGVHRGFVLSDHADWSALKAVVAESGAQRVWATHGYAAVFGAWLRSRGLDAAVLTENGLIPSAAPAQGDA